The region CTCGATTGTTTAATCTTTATAGTGAACATAtaaggtgtgtgtgttggggggcttctcagatggcacaagtgttaaagaattcacctagCTTTTCCCTCCATGGTTTCTCTCCGCTCCCGCGAGTAACTTGGCTCTGGGGGCTCCGCTCGCCTGCCCGCACGCCGCCCGCTACCCAGGACCGCGCCGTTGGCCTCTGCCTCGAGCAGACCCCTTCCGACGGCCCTCGCTGCGCAGGCTAGGACGCCTCTCCCCGCTCCGCCCCCGCCGCGGAAAGTTAAGTTTGAAgaggggggaagagagagaaacatggaCATGAAGAGGAGGATCCACCTCGAGCTGAGGAACCGGACCCCGGCAGCTGTTCGAGAACTTGTCCTGGACAATTGCAAATCAAATGATGGAAAAATTGAGGGCTTAACAGCTGAATTTGTAAATCTAGAGTTCCTCAGTTTAATAAATGTAGGCTTGATTTCAGTTTCAAATCTTCCCAAACTACCTAAATTGAAAAAGCTTGAGCCCAGTGACAATAGAATCTGTGGAGGTCTGGATATGTTAGCAGAAAAACTTCCAAATCTTACACATCTAAACTTAAGTGGGAATAAGCTGAAGGACATCAGCACACTGGAGCCTTTGAAAAAGCTGGAATGTCTGAAGAGCCTGGATCTGTTTAACTGTGAGGTTACTAACCTGAATGACTACCGAGAGAGTGTCTTCAAGCTCCTGCCCCAGCTGACCTATCTGGATGGCTATGACCGGGAGGACCGTGAAGCCCCAGACTCAGACGCCGAGGTGGACGGTGTGGATGAAGAAGAGGATGATGAGGAAGGAGAAGATGAGGATAAGGAGGAGGATGAAGACGGCGAGGAAGAAGAGTTTGATGATGAAGAGGATGACGATGAAGATGAAGATGTAGAAGGGGAGGAGGACGAGGATGAAGTcagtggggaggaagaagagTTTGGACAAGACGGAGAAGTTGATGAAGATGACGAGGATGAGGACGAAGACGAAGATgaagatgaagaggaagaaagcGGGAAAggtgaaaagaggaagagagaaacagatgatGAAGGAGAAGATGATTAATAAGACCCCAGTAACCTGCAAAAAAAAGAACTGTTCAGTATTGGTTGGACTGCTGACATGGATTtggtagctgttttttttttttaaaggaaaaaaaaaggtagctgTGATACAAACCCCAggacacccacccacccaaagaGCCAAAGAATAGTTCCTGTGACATTCCACCTTCCTCCATTTAGTCCCTCTTGGAAATCCACCACCAAGCTTGGGGACTTCACCCCAACAAAATTGTAAGCGTTGTTAGGTTTTTGTGTAAGACTTGCTGTAGCGTGGATAGCTGTGATTGGTGAGTCAACTGCCCGTGGCTACCAGTTACACCAAGATTGTAACAGCATTTTTACTTTCTGTACAACAAAGAAGCtttgtaaataaaatcttaacattaaaaaaaaataaaaaatgcgcTTTGCCGAAACCCCTTGGGagctcttggtggctcagatggtaaagaatctgcctgcaatgcagaagacctgggttcgatccctgggtcagcaagatcctctggagagggaatggtaacccacttcagtattcttgcctggaggaacccatggacagaggagtctggtgggccacagtccatgggatcgcaaagagtcagacacggctgagcgactaacacacgtTGGGGAGCTGAGAACTTTTTCAGGCAGGAGAAACCGTGTCTGCTTACATGgccttgcaataaacctttctctgctctagTCTCCAACTTTTCAGTATGTTTGGCCTCACTGCATGTTGGGCACATGAATGGGTACTTCTTTCCACCTTAGAAACACACTCCCTTCCCCTCTACTTGGCCTCAATCTAATCATCCCACGGGCCTGTTCTAACCTCACTTCCTCCTTCACGAACCCGGTGACACCTGGTCACCCTGAACTCTAGTTCTTCTTGTTCTCTCTGCTGATACTTCTTCTATTAGGATATAATGCTAATTATTTTATGATGGGTGTAACTGTTCAGTTCAATATTATGTTAAAGATATATTCTGACCAAGTCCCCCAGCTAGGGGATAAAATAGGTGGGGAGGGGCTATAAAGACAATTAAGTCTGTGTCACTGGCAGCCTTGAGGGCAGGGAAAAGGATTTAGTCTCACCACAATCTCGCTCAGTCAACCCCTTCCATTCTTTAGCTTGAATGATTTATGTTTTCTCAATTTTAGGTAAAAATCTATGGAGCCTATGGAGGTATAGCTTTCCCTTCCGTCCAGATGGAAATTCTAGAACCTCCCTTTTCTGTTAAAGACCCAAAAGGAAAAATCATCATCACGTAGAATATCTTCACTGACCACAGTGCAATACAGCTAGGAATTAACAACGAAACATTAGCTACAAAACTGCCTATACTTGTGTTAAAATAAGATGGAGACTAGTCTTAAAAATCCTCCAAGCAAGCAAAGCCATGGAAGTGAAACTAAatttagcttattttttattaacGTAAGTGAAACTTAACTTACATTATTTCCTGCAAGTATCTATGACACGCATAATAGAAATTTAAAGTCATCTTCCAAAAGATGGTATAAGATAATCACTTTTAATCAATCCCCTGCCATCTGGAAATCCCCACTATAACAACCAATCATTGTAAAAGTTAAACTGCTTCTTCT is a window of Cervus canadensis isolate Bull #8, Minnesota chromosome 23, ASM1932006v1, whole genome shotgun sequence DNA encoding:
- the LOC122425810 gene encoding acidic leucine-rich nuclear phosphoprotein 32 family member B-like; translated protein: MDMKRRIHLELRNRTPAAVRELVLDNCKSNDGKIEGLTAEFVNLEFLSLINVGLISVSNLPKLPKLKKLEPSDNRICGGLDMLAEKLPNLTHLNLSGNKLKDISTLEPLKKLECLKSLDLFNCEVTNLNDYRESVFKLLPQLTYLDGYDREDREAPDSDAEVDGVDEEEDDEEGEDEDKEEDEDGEEEEFDDEEDDDEDEDVEGEEDEDEVSGEEEEFGQDGEVDEDDEDEDEDEDEDEEEESGKGEKRKRETDDEGEDD